The proteins below come from a single Drosophila busckii strain San Diego stock center, stock number 13000-0081.31 chromosome X, ASM1175060v1, whole genome shotgun sequence genomic window:
- the LOC108606855 gene encoding uncharacterized protein LOC108606855, protein MPPKVPYTWRQPDYPGDGSEHRWIEPTMIIFCQDADIEQSVEPLMRTLHEPIGIGPVASVFVHETMRERLIERVRNAMSVVHRKVKTHAHYKQALRRVDCLQAELVSMQQPDDIGFRFSMVEGSPLVVCDFPQSFFSSQHPSTVVTLHTFRNLQELSELTALEKLPFVSAAIWSPKMAAAYEIAMKLKLPVIYINCAAISLAPVLAQYEAKQTVALIENNFHYEVLLLDNEIPKIIVYPALLLLPAPPTPPKTSTVSLKKTATEQQE, encoded by the coding sequence ATGCCACCGAAAGTACCTTACACATGGCGCCAGCCGGACTATCCCGGCGATGGCAGCGAGCATCGCTGGATTGAGCCGACCATGATTATATTTTGCCAAGACGCCGACATCGAGCAGTCGGTGGAGCCGCTGATGCGGACGCTGCATGAGCCCATTGGGATTGGACCGGTCGCGAGCGTGTTTGTGCACGAAACAATGCGCGAGCGGCTGATCGAGAGGGTGCGCAATGCGATGAGCGTGGTGCATCGCAAGGTGAAGACTCATGCGCATTATAAGCAGGCGCTGCGCCGCGTGGATTGCCTGCAGGCCGAGCTGGTATCGATGCAGCAGCCGGACGACATTGGCTTTCGCTTTAGCATGGTCGAGGGCTCGCCGCTGGTTGTTTGCGATTTCCCGCAAAGCTTCTTCAGCAGCCAGCATCCCAGCACGGTGGTCACGCTGCATACATTTCGCAATCTGCAGGAGCTGAGCGAGCTGACGGCGCTGGAGAAGTTGCCCTTTGTCAGCGCTGCCATCTGGTCGCCCAAAATGGCGGCAGCCTATGAAATCGCAATGAAACTGAAGCTGCCAGTGATTTACATCAACTGTGCGGCCATCTCGCTGGCCCCAGTGCTCGCCCAGTatgaagcaaagcaaacagtggcgctgattgaaaataattttcactacgaggtgctgctgctcgacAATGAGATAcccaaaattattgtttaccctgcgctgcttttgctgccagCGCCGCCAACGCCGCCCAAAACTTCGACTGTCTCGCTGAAGAAAACTGCAACAGAGCAACAAGAATGa